The window AAGTGGATGTGGATTCGAACAGTCTAAAGTCTGGATAGATCCACAAAGATATCCAGCTGCATTAGATTATGAAGgaacagaggcacacacactcttagctttcatttgacatctACTTTGATGCTCTTATGAACTTCACACGTTCGTCTTCATGGCTCCTTATACCCAGAGTTTCCAAATGTACTCTTTATTAAATCTACCGGTATGTGAAAATGCCCAAGCTAACTACAATAGCTAGCAAGTTGGCTGCCGCTAGCTTTTCTAGATAATTAGTTATAACTAGCATATTGCTTGAATAGCTAGCTACACACCAACTTGTCAGCAATATTATAACTATcatagtttatataaatatatgtgtAGAAAATATCTTTACCAGTTACATGGATGCTTTCAGAAGTATCAAAACGGTATAGAAACCTTTCTCTGGAAGTATATGGGGGTCTGGGAATATGTTTGTAGTTGCACATACGGAATCTTGAAAAGACCAAAATACTAGCTACAAAGtctgaaaatatgttttatttccctttaaaatgtattttactgcCTTCTGCTGGGCATATACGAAAGTGAATCCTACTGCCCTACAGTTGCGTCAGATAACGAAAAAGTTCTGTCTTGATAAATGCCACGAACTCGGAAACCTTTATTATTCGTGTTTACGGTTGCCTCTTCTTAAAATTGTTTCATCATAGTTAGTGATACTCAGTTATACGAGACAGAACATACTTACCAAGCTCTCGCAAGACTTATTGAAAAGGTCGTGTGGAGAGCTGTCCTTTTTCTTTCGCTTATTTCTGCATCATTCGTGGGGGACAACGTGTTTACTGTTGCCTTATTTTGAACTAGATCAATGTACCAAGATGAACAGACTTGGCCAAGTTTTGATTGCTAGCAATTAATAAAGGTGTAATCATTACATTAGTTATGAAAAATAGACAGATTTGGAGGGTGTCAGAGAAAAAAGAATCTGGGAATTTAGCATGTCTTTTATATTTGAATACTGCTGTCTATAGCTAATCATTAGGTCATACACATGTAGTATGAAACAGCCCTACAGTTCAAGTAGCTTTAGAATAAGTCTGATTGGAGAGTTGTCTCCAGTCCTAGTTATTGAATGGTCTGCTCAGAAAATCATTATCAATAATGCTAAagagatattccattaaaatcacAACTCTTcaacaattgtttttattttatttcaacaaTCTCAAGTCGTTTGCAACAATCATACAAACAGTACAAAATAATTATTTGAGAAACTGACAGTTGAGTGACAAATTTGTAGAAGATGTGGGTATTATCACAGTCATTATTGATCGGCCCATGCACTTACAGTTAGGGTAAATTAGGGAGGCAAAATCTTATTGTATGAATGTTGTCTTGAGGTGACAGGTGCATTTTGGTCAAGTCTGTTGTTAATCTGTGAAATGAAATAAACAAGAATCATGTCAGTAACATGCAGATTCATAACACTGGATAACAATTACTGTGAAGATGTACTTCGTGCATACTGTTCACACCTGGTTTGAGGGTTCAAATAATTTGTTTCTCAACCAATAAAATTAATGACCACGAGGTGCAGGACAGTGTGGGCTAATAAGAAATCGGCAAAGGCCCTCTCCTGGGATATGGACAGGAAGTCTCCTTTGTTATCTGGATTGATCTGGATACGCAGGCAGACTGTAGGAAGGTCAGAAAAAAATGGGGTGAGTTGATCAGAAACCATTTCACAATAATGGTGGCTGCCATTGGTTGGCCTCACGCTTCACTGATGTACAATACAGCTGAATATCACAAGATTATGCAAATACATTTACAGTTGAGTGTTTAAATTACCTCCCAGGATGAAGGCTCCAACACAAGATATGAACCCGGCCAGAAAGCTGTTGAATGGGAAGGTGCCAACCAGCAAGCAGTACAGAAACTGCAATGCACCAGTTAACAAGATGTAGAAAAGGTAGGCGTCGACCACTTTCAATTTATTCGATGTTTTGGTCCTGTATTCCTCCAAGAATCGAGAAATAACTGAAATGACCGAGTTAGACATGTTTTCTTATTAACAAAAGCCTCAAAACGTGCAAAGAGAATCAGGATGCAAGTCGCTTCCGTCAGATGCCGCACAAAAATGACGTGTCACTGaaactggggtgtattcattacgccgaTTCTGCTGCCAAACGTTTCGTTTATTGCAAACCTGCGAATGGAAAAAGGTTTGTGTTATccggaatccttgggacgtccctaccctaaacctatACCTCAGTGTCCTAAACCCTAACCAGAGATATTACAGAAAGGATGAGATAGGAATTAAATTGGACAATGAATGGAAAAACAGGCTCATAAGCAAACATTTAATTTCTACACTGGTTGTAattcagcacgtgacaaatacaatttgatttgacacgtAAAACCCCACCCAGCAGACCGTCGACCAATCGCGTTCGTTGTCATGCCgctttatacaatgggtgggtctaatcctgaacgCTGATTagttaaaactgcattccagcctGTGTCTATTTAAGCAACACGACcc is drawn from Oncorhynchus tshawytscha isolate Ot180627B linkage group LG05, Otsh_v2.0, whole genome shotgun sequence and contains these coding sequences:
- the LOC112251819 gene encoding dolichyl-diphosphooligosaccharide--protein glycosyltransferase subunit DAD1, producing MSNSVISVISRFLEEYRTKTSNKLKVVDAYLFYILLTGALQFLYCLLVGTFPFNSFLAGFISCVGAFILGVCLRIQINPDNKGDFLSISQERAFADFLLAHTVLHLVVINFIG